The following coding sequences are from one Comamonas koreensis window:
- a CDS encoding quinone-dependent dihydroorotate dehydrogenase, giving the protein MSLIPYSLSRAVLFGMQPEAAHDFTMDMLAKGQNTPLACAWRQSRVSDPITLAGMQFPNRVGMAAGLDKNARAIDGLGAMGFGFVEVGTVTPLAQPGNPKPRMFRIPERDALINRLGFNNEGLAAFVANVKKAQFRKQASPLLLGLNIGKNAATPIENATSDYLQCLDGVYPHADYITVNISSPNTKNLRALQSDEALDALLSALVQRREQLAREHGKHKPVFLKIAPDLSEEQVIVIANSLKAHGMDGVIATNTTISRDAVQGLQHAEETGGLSGRPVFEASNAVVRQLRAALGPQFPIIGVGGILSGADAVEKIKAGADVVQIYTGLIYRGPGLVTEIAQALKAQGGRR; this is encoded by the coding sequence ATGTCCCTGATCCCCTATTCCCTCTCCCGCGCCGTTCTGTTTGGCATGCAGCCCGAAGCTGCCCACGACTTCACGATGGACATGCTGGCCAAGGGCCAGAACACGCCGCTGGCCTGCGCCTGGCGCCAAAGCCGGGTGAGCGACCCCATCACGTTGGCGGGGATGCAGTTTCCCAACCGGGTGGGCATGGCAGCGGGCCTGGACAAGAACGCCCGCGCCATCGATGGCCTGGGCGCCATGGGCTTTGGCTTTGTCGAGGTGGGCACGGTCACGCCGCTGGCGCAGCCGGGCAACCCCAAGCCGCGCATGTTCCGCATCCCCGAGCGCGACGCGCTGATCAACCGCCTGGGCTTCAACAATGAAGGCCTGGCCGCTTTTGTCGCGAATGTGAAGAAGGCACAGTTCCGCAAGCAGGCATCACCGCTGCTGCTGGGCCTCAACATTGGCAAGAATGCGGCCACGCCGATCGAAAACGCCACCAGCGACTACCTGCAGTGCCTCGATGGAGTCTACCCCCATGCCGACTACATCACGGTCAACATCAGCTCGCCCAACACCAAGAACCTGCGCGCACTGCAAAGCGATGAGGCGCTCGATGCACTGCTGAGCGCGCTCGTGCAGCGCCGCGAGCAGCTGGCACGCGAGCATGGCAAGCACAAGCCGGTGTTCTTGAAGATTGCCCCCGATCTGAGCGAAGAGCAGGTCATCGTGATTGCCAACAGCCTCAAGGCCCATGGTATGGATGGCGTGATTGCCACCAACACCACCATCAGCCGCGATGCGGTGCAAGGCCTGCAGCATGCAGAAGAAACCGGTGGCCTATCGGGCCGCCCGGTGTTCGAGGCCAGCAATGCCGTGGTGCGCCAGTTGCGCGCAGCGCTGGGTCCGCAGTTCCCGATCATTGGCGTGGGCGGCATCTTGAGCGGAGCCGACGCGGTCGAGAAGATCAAGGCCGGCGCCGATGTGGTACAGATCTACACGGGCCTGATCTACCGCGGCCCAGGCCTGGTCACCGAGATTGCGCAGGCGCTGAAAGCGCAAGGCGGCCGGCGCTGA
- the rpiA gene encoding ribose-5-phosphate isomerase RpiA, protein MTQDELKAEVGRAALQYVVAGEIVGVGTGSTVNKFIDALASIKDQIPGAVSSSVASTERLRALGIPVLDANDVERLAVYIDGADEIDHQGFMVKGGGAALTREKIVAALADRFICIADASKQVQTLGAFPLPVEVIPMAAAQIARRFAAKGGHATVRLKDGQPLVTDNGQHILDVTGLAIADPAAFESEVNQWPGVITVGVFAHQKAAVCLLGTEQGVETLEF, encoded by the coding sequence ATGACACAAGACGAATTAAAGGCCGAGGTTGGCCGCGCAGCACTGCAATATGTGGTTGCCGGAGAAATCGTAGGCGTGGGCACGGGCTCCACCGTGAACAAGTTCATTGATGCGCTGGCATCCATCAAGGACCAGATCCCGGGCGCTGTCTCCAGCTCCGTGGCCAGCACCGAGCGTCTGCGCGCGCTGGGCATCCCGGTGCTGGATGCCAACGACGTCGAGCGCCTCGCGGTCTATATCGATGGCGCCGATGAAATCGACCACCAGGGTTTCATGGTCAAGGGCGGCGGCGCGGCCTTGACGCGCGAGAAGATTGTGGCGGCGCTTGCCGACCGCTTTATCTGCATTGCGGACGCCTCCAAGCAGGTGCAGACCTTGGGCGCTTTCCCGCTGCCGGTGGAAGTCATCCCCATGGCTGCGGCCCAGATCGCCCGCCGCTTTGCTGCCAAGGGTGGCCATGCGACCGTCCGCCTCAAGGATGGCCAGCCGCTGGTCACCGACAACGGCCAGCACATCCTCGATGTCACCGGTTTGGCGATTGCCGACCCTGCCGCTTTTGAATCCGAAGTGAACCAGTGGCCAGGCGTGATCACCGTCGGCGTGTTTGCGCACCAAAAAGCGGCTGTCTGCCTGCTGGGCACCGAGCAAGGCGTGGAAACGCTGGAGTTCTAA
- the bioB gene encoding biotin synthase BioB yields the protein MSGPYTPYTSDTTSALHWHPQAAAIPQATAADPWPVAQVQALFEMPFMALMLHAQTVHHAHWPAGDIELATLLSVKTGGCPENCGYCPQSAAYDTGVQAGKLMDLAEVTRAAQAAKEAGASRFCMGAAWRAPKDRDIAQVSAMIAAVKALGLESCATLGMLAPHQAQALSDAGLDYYNHNLDTGPDYYRDVVSTRQYEERLDTLSHVRAAGIRVCCGGIVGMGETPVDRAALLAQLANMQPYPESVPINSLVRVPGTPLADSEPLDPLDFVRVIAVARIVMPQARIRLSAGRQQLGEAVQTLCFMAGANSIFYGDKLLVTGNPEADSDAKLLAKLGLASLKTAA from the coding sequence ACAAGCGACAGCAGCAGATCCCTGGCCCGTAGCGCAGGTACAGGCCCTGTTTGAGATGCCGTTTATGGCGCTGATGCTTCATGCACAAACGGTGCACCACGCGCACTGGCCGGCCGGCGATATCGAACTGGCCACCTTGCTCTCGGTCAAGACGGGCGGTTGTCCCGAAAACTGCGGCTACTGCCCACAATCTGCGGCATACGACACTGGCGTCCAGGCGGGCAAGCTGATGGACCTTGCCGAGGTCACCCGCGCGGCGCAAGCAGCCAAGGAGGCAGGTGCCAGCCGCTTTTGCATGGGCGCGGCCTGGCGTGCGCCCAAGGACCGGGATATTGCCCAGGTCAGCGCGATGATTGCGGCGGTGAAGGCGCTGGGCCTGGAGAGCTGCGCCACCTTGGGCATGTTGGCACCCCACCAGGCGCAGGCGCTGAGCGATGCCGGACTGGACTACTACAACCACAACCTGGACACAGGACCGGACTACTACCGCGATGTCGTCAGTACCCGCCAATACGAGGAGCGGCTCGATACGCTGAGCCATGTCCGTGCCGCAGGCATACGCGTGTGCTGCGGCGGTATTGTCGGCATGGGCGAGACGCCGGTGGACCGTGCCGCGCTGCTGGCCCAACTGGCCAATATGCAGCCTTACCCCGAGTCCGTGCCCATCAACAGCCTGGTGCGCGTGCCCGGCACGCCACTGGCTGACAGCGAGCCGTTGGACCCGCTGGATTTTGTACGCGTGATTGCCGTGGCGCGCATTGTGATGCCCCAGGCCCGCATCCGCCTGTCCGCCGGCCGCCAGCAACTGGGCGAGGCGGTGCAGACGCTGTGCTTTATGGCGGGCGCCAATTCGATTTTCTATGGTGACAAGCTGCTGGTCACTGGCAACCCGGAGGCGGACAGCGACGCCAAGCTGCTGGCCAAGCTGGGCTTGGCGAGCTTGAAAACTGCGGCCTGA